The window CCTCTAAACAGAGTATGCCTGTTCCATTTTGTCAAATACAGCCACCCCTCCTTTGGTACTATTATAAAATTCCATGATCTCAGGTTTATTTGTGGTCTGGTTAACATCAGGAGCACTATGCATTATAGACAAAAGAACAGCCGATTTTTCCTCTTTAGGAGTGAAGGAGATgagtgtttttcaattttttttttttttctgatgaaaagcaAATTCAGACGATAGCATTTTCTTGTTTCTGTTGGGTAGGAAACTTGGTGGGATTTCAGCCTTATTTTTCCTCAACTTACCAACAGTTGTCAAATTCTCTATCAGCAACATGTCTGCCAATGTATAGCTGTGAACCAATTGTCACAAATGGTATTTCAACCTTTCTCACGAATAGTTCTGGACGGAGTTTTCACATAGTATGTTGGCAGACTGATTTGTGTTTGTTCTCTTTCCCAACATAAGGAATAACATCTATCATGTAATTATGTTCTGGCATCACACATTGTGATTATTTTGATGCCATATTTATCCATTTTCGAAGCAATGTAAACACGAAATAGGCATTTGCCCCGAAATCCTAAAAGCTGCTCATCGATTGTTACATACTAAGCAGTCCAGAGTGCAATAGGTGAAAATTTGTCATCCTTATTTCTCTTGGTATTATCATCACATCTCAGACAATTTAGAAGACATTTGAACCTCGTTTGATACATAATACATTTGTACACAGATGAGCCACACCACATTTCTTAAGTGTTGAGATGACCATCTTTTCTGCTACCTAACATATAAAGCAGTCCTATATTTCTTCCTTATCCATATCACCAAGAAACCAATGGTCAATATAtctactttctttttatttcctcatttgtaTGAGCTACAATCGTATCAACTACTCTTTTATCTAATAATATTTCGAGAGCATCTACCTACAAGTCAATGTTTTGAGTAAAGTTTACAGCTTTAAGAATTTTTACAGTGTTTCTACTTCGGGTTTTGCCTTTCTTAGGTTGTATTTTAGACCATAAAAATCCATTcttaccccaccaccaccaccaccaccacctttggaTGTCTTGGCTTCATACTCAGAACTATGTTCAGATTGGATTTCCAAATTATCTTCCCCACTTGAAAATAAGTCATTTTCACTGTGATTGTCATTTTTTTCCTCCAAAACACTTCTTACAAAGTCTTCAAACCTTGGATCATTCACATTTACAGATTCGATACTCGAAAAGCTTATGAAATCTAGCAAATATAGTTCACCTACGAAAATGTTAACAGGTGGCATATAACCCCAAGAACTATTCAGTCTCAAGCAGCAGCTGAACACAACTGACCAGCAGCATGACAGACCAGTGACTCATTTATACAACAATGACAAAAGAATACACAAGCAAGTCAGAAAAAAACTACCATTGTTTGCCAACTTAACAGAAGAAACAATCTGTCATTGGAGTGACACATCATCCCTGTTACTCAGGCTCAAACATATCTAGACTAACAGCTAACGGTCTTAAGCAGTTTGAATTTTGGTGTGTtgctcttcttctccttctcctcctccccccccccctccactactatatatccctctcccccccccccctcctcctcctcctcttctttccaACAAAAATCACTCAGCAGGTAGGGCACTTTATGAATTTGCTATATGAAGTCTTGTTCCCAATGGAAAGAGTGTGGATTTTCACAATTAAAACACAGTCTTTCAGCTTTTACAAAAGACCATACCCATTGTTATTGCTTCCTTTACTGAAGCTAATCATTTCAAATGCATTCTTTTGTAAAGCAAAAATTCTTTCAATATTCTCAAACAAATTTCTGGTTTTACAAGACAACTGCATATAAGCGTGAAGTTAAGACACTTCCATAGACGACACCATTATATTGCTCATGTATCAGAACTTCCTCATGAAAAAAGTAAGGAACACAATATTTTGTTTTTTAGAAAAAGATATTTATTGTGAATCATGGTTTTTCATCTTGTGAAGCATATCACACTTATGTGTGAAgtaacatttaaaaatggaattactTTAACCAGTAACAAATATTTAATACTGGTTACAGACTGATGTGTACAAATGCATAGCATTTAAAAAACATACAATTTCTTTCTCAAATACACATTGAAAACTGAAGTTTCATGGCAGATAGTGAAACAAATTCTAAGCCTATCTTATAGAAACTTTAGAAATTTCTATTACTTGTCTAGGTATAGACACATAACAACACTATTTAAAAATTACTGTATGTTACAGTAATTTACAAAATGTGATTTCTATGGATGTCTTTGCCTTATTCATTCTCGGAGTATCTCATGTTTTATGAGAAGTAGCCCACAGATCTACTAATGGGTTAAATACTGGACTGTTATTTAATGTTATAATACTATCCAAATAATTTGTAACTGTTTTATAATGAAAaatttattatggaaatggaagcacgCCAAATTTCCAACAGCAAATAGCAAGATCTACTGTCGGCATAAATGTGGGTTTTATTTTTCATACACACATCATACAAAAAAAATCACTGATTTGGACAAGATTCTGTGTAAGATAATTTAATCTCAGggtttaaataaatattaaaagacaTAGAACTCTTTTTGCCATCTTTTATACATTCTTTTGCAACTAGTGACAGACATAAAAAAACACTCATAATTTAATATTTCAAAATATACAAATTTGGGAGTGAAGAAGCTGATGTAGCTGCTcagtcatattctctctctctctctctctctctctctctctctctctctcattgaacATACAAAAAAGACACACACCAACACATTACAAGCTGCAACAATCAATGGTGCGTGCTCTCCATTGGTACACAGTCTTTTTCCACGTCAGTATTCTTATTTTTAGGAGGGCTGTCATTGCTGGGGTCATCCCAGTGTTGCCTCACACCAGATCCAAATATCAGGTACACTGTCGCACATACTATATACACACCAGATGCAATCATGAAGACAACTCTCCAGGCTGCTTGTGTTGGCTGCAATGAAAATTTTATACATTCAGGACATCATCACAGAATACAAACCAGATTTCTAtatgcaaatatttatttcatgagGAGTGTGCTGGAAAAGTGCCCCTTATACATCTCAAAGAACTTCTTTTATTCCTGTTGATTTTAGTCCTATAGATGTTACCATAAAATTCATCAAGGACATGGTACAAGTCATAGCACACAGTAACAAAGGACAGCTAAGGTTTTTTAGAAACTGCACAGAAATGCTGCtctattaattttagaacttactaTGAGACCATACTACTGGCTATTAACTGATGTGAAGGATGGCAGTTAAaggagatttttgttttgttttgagataCTCTTACAACACAATGACTTAGCACATTTGCATCATTTtgcatttgtttgaaattatatgAAACTGTTGAGAAAATTGTTAGTACAAGATAGGTGTATTTGTCAAATATGTAACTATGAGGCACGTGAAAAAGATTATGAGTAAAATAAAACATATACATGATGTACTTACCCTTCCATGGATTATATAGCCTGCTGCTATTGGAGCTAAAAGGCCAGCCAAGTTTGCCAAACAGTTGGTGAAACTCATAAGAATACCAGCAAAACGTGGTGAAATGTCAAGGTGATTCACCTTGAATCCAGAATAAATACCTCCATTAAGACCAACACCAATAGTTAACAGTGCTACTGTAAGTGTTGGATCACAGCCTGTGTATGATGCTGCTATTAAAGCGACTGCAGGTCCGTACTGACCTGAAATAGAAAAGTTAGTTTTATAATTTATAGCAAAATTATACGGAAAACTGAAGCAAATGTTGCACCCTGCTGTTCTGATGTAAGCATTGTACAGCAAGCTCTGTCTAAAAGTCTTGTAAGGTGCATAATTGTTATTAAATGTCTGATGAGGTAATGTTAATTTCATTAACAACTCCAATTCACTGTAATAATTTCTTACCAATGCTATTTACTATCTTTCTTGTTACTCCATGAGTAAACCGCCGGCTGGATATCATCCAGTCTGCTGCATGACTAGCGACAATTGAAAATATCCACATTGCAAGGTATGGGAGTGCAGAAAGAGTTCCATTCTGAAATGTAAGTCACAGGAAGATTATTAAGCTGTAGGGATACAGACATCATTCATAACACATTTAACAGAATGTGTGGCAATTCCTGTACCTCTTTTATGTCAAAGTGCAGCACTTGTTTCATGAATGTTGGAAGTTCTGTCATCAGTGTTTCATATCCATAATTTTGCCCCATGTGTGCAATAAGAATTGCCCAGAATGGCAGAGACTTTATTATGCTTTTCCAGGGAACTGGAGGAGACTGAAATGTAAAAAATCATTGAATCATACAATGGATTCTAAATGAATGAGAATATGAGgaaaatatacaataaatatatatttctAAATTCATGATAGGAGAGTTTTAAATGTTACTCACAGAGACACCTGCAGAGCCCCATACAGTGTGTGTGATGTATTTCTTCTCATCTTCAGCTATGCGAGGATGGACATCAGGGTCTTCATAAACCATGATTAGAAAAGCAACAGACCATATTGTACCCACAGCACCAAAAACGTAGAAAATTGATGGCCAACCACCATCGAATCCATATTCAGAGAGCAAACCACTGAGAGGCATAGATACTACTGTACCAAACTGTGCACCTATAAGAAAACAAAACATATGTAATAGGGTGTCTGTACAACATGTAAAAAATATCAATAAATGACCTCTGAAAATCACATGCAAGATAGTAACTATTAAGAATAATATACATCTCTAGGCTAGAGGCTGTATGTGGAGGACATATGCTGAATACTGAGTGATAGCTTTGTATACCATGACTGGTTTATCTTATTTAGGATTAGAATCTGAAGTACCCTTTGCAGTCAGCTAACACTCATTCCACTAATACCACCAAATGTCAAATGATTCCTGGCCACTTGCTTAAAGAGTGCATTTATTACACCAATGGTGATCTCACTGCTGTTTATCTCAGAAGAAGCTAAGACTGAATCATTTTTCATAAAAGTTTAGGTTACTAAAAGCAATGGAACAATGACCGTACTCAGCCTCAAAACTGTCTTAATTGAAAAGAAATCATGTTCATAGATTAGTTGTTACAAGCCAAAAAACACAACATGTAAGTAAAAGACATTGAATGTACTGCAAATGATGGAGTGTGTAACTGCAATATTCCTGAAATGCATCCCTCACTAATTTTATAAGTTGAAATAACATGAACGAAGGTTTATGGCCTTCGCAACAGCCCTACGGATTTTACCTTCAACAATTACGAACACTAGTAAACCTGATAATGGGAGTGCAGTataaaaaccaacacacacacacacacacacacacacacacacacacacacacacacacacacacacacaatccatccgcacatacacccaaatgtctgcttgtgtgcgtgtgtgtgtgcgcgtgtgcgtgtgtgtgcgtgcgtgtgtgtgcgtgcgtgtgtgtgcgtgcgtgcgcgtgtgtgcgtgcgcgtgtgcgcgtgcgcgcgtgtgcgtgcgcgcgcgcgcgtgcgcgtgcgcgcgtgcgcgtgcgcgcgtgtgcgtgtgcgtgcgcgcgagtgtacacctgccctttcccccccccccccccccccccctaaggtaagtctttccgctcccaggattggaatgacaccttaccctctcccttaaaactcacatgctttcgtctttccctctccttccctctttcctgaagaagcaaccgtcggtggcgaaagctagaaattctgtgtgtgtgttttatttattgccaTGTTCAAATCACAGTTTAGTCGTTCTCATTTAAGCTTACCATTGCTTCCCTTCATCAGGTCATCATTTTACTTAATACTGATTTACGGTCCTGTTTTTAGCATCTGTCAGTTGACATTAAGCTGCTTAAAAAAATGGAAAGACAGGTCAGAAGTGTCACAGCagccaagaagaatctaataactgATTGAGACCGATTTAATCATACACTATAGTTACAAAGAAGCTGGGTTGTTTGACATTACATACCTGCATATACAAAAGCACCCATACGACTCCTCTCGTTAGGCGGAATCCATTTCGCAAGCAGAGCATGTGTGCATGGTACAATGGGACCCTAAAAAGAAGTGATTTCATGAAACATTAGTAAGACTACTATGGACTTTAGGTATTGACATTTGTGAACTAAtgtactgattatatatatatatatatatatatatatatatatatatatatatatatatgggtattTAATAAATACCTAAGCCTGTAAAAACAATTACTTGAAACACAATGATGAAATTACTTAAAACACAATGATGAACAACATTCTATAGAAATACATGTAAAACAATCCAGGAATTAATATGCACTGATTTAGGGAATCCACAGAAATCCTGCACCAGGACAGTGGCACGAGTAGGCCTGTATCAGTTCTATTTCCCTGAAATAGGAGTCACAAGGCTTAACCACAGTTTTGCCTCACTAAAAAACAGCACTGAGAAATTAAATAATCAGCCACAGTCCTATTTTGCTAGGTCAGAATTTTATTACAGTGGTAGTTCCCAAAGTTCGTGGCTGGACCTAATTGAAGGGGTCGGTGGAAGAAAGTACTAACCATCAACTGAAATGGACTAGAATAAAATGGAATAGAACAGAATAGCATGATCACATTATCTGTTATATTTTCAAAATCACCACCACATTTTGATAACAACATAAGAAAGGATAGATCGCCCGCACAACATAAAAGTGACACTGAGTCACAGACAAGAACAATAAAaaaggctgctaaacatttaatgtCCTCTTTTGGAAGGAGGACTTCTTTGTCTGAAAGCTGAAATCTTTAGctgttctttttcattgtgcctgtccacAACTCAATGCCTCCTGTGTGTGGTgtgtagcaatccatccttttcatatttttgttattccATCTGAACTTTCCTTTGTTACATGTTGGTAACAAGTGGTTCTCTATGTACCACAGGAAAACATTGTCTACTACACAAACAGCTTCGTCTTTTTGTATTTATGGTCTTATTATTGAATTTAATCGAACTTAAAACATTCAATGCCTCAAAATACACTGTGTAGGTTAGCACATTCTTATGCCAACTTTTTCAGTTATTAGATACcaattatggaaaaaaaaaaaaaaaaaaaaaaaaagaatttaaactGATGCTTCGCAGGTACGGACATCACAACGGACATTTTTGCttcaagaagcagcagcagcagtagaatggataatttaaaaaaaaaaaaaaaaaaaaaaaacactggatgtATACGAAACTCTCCCACCTATCAAATCATTTCTCTTTCTCATGCAATGCATTTGGGATTTCCAGTAATCTTAACTACTCTCAAGATTAAcgatttttacgtgtgaaattaccTTGACATAGCAAATGACACTACAGTAAAATACTGGGCTTGTAAAAGGACTCTATATTGGTcttaatttttctcttaattaCTGGAGCTGGACATTTGTGTATGCAGTTGTTTAGCATAACCCTTTCAAAATGcagacaatgagtgtgtgagtttTTATACTTCATCCCTTTAGGTACAGCAGGTCCTTTCCAGTTATTTGTCTCTTCTGTAAATACTCTGTATAGTTTTTTGTCACTTATGATGCACTAACTCTAAATATTTTCCCATTCTTTGCAGTTATATAGTCTCTGAACATTGGCAAGTATTTAGTGCCATAAGCTTTGGTTTTCTTGGTTTTGCAAGAAGTGTACTACCAATTCCATTTTTTGTACCCCCCACCTATCTGACTTCTCACTAACACCGATTTGTCActccattttcaactgttccctcACATATGTCTTCAGGGAGGCAGGGAGGCTACAACAATcgctgaaataaatttttttccaaCCTTGTTTTCACTCTCTGATAAACAGTAGTTTGTTTTAGCCAAGTCTACAgtaaatttttatcttatttttacaTACTCTTAAGTTGACTCATTACTTACCTCTCCCAAACCTTGAATAAATCTCACTGCAATGAGCCATTCAAAACCATGTCTTGCTGCCACTGGCACCAATAGTCCAAAAACAGAGTTGATCAACATTCCAACACCCAAGAACAACTTGGCACCATATTTCTTGGACAGTATTCCAAATGGAATCTGTGTGATAACATAACCATAGAAGAAACTGCTGAGGATGTATCCTTGAAGTGTTGTGTCCCAAACAAAAGAGCCCTCAGAAGCAGATCTTGATGATGGTTCCTGCAATATAcacaacaataatttttataaaatgtttgtttatgTGCTAAAAAGGCAGTAAATATAGCTGAATTAACGTTTTAGAGTTCACGCACTTAAGTCTCACATTCAAGGCTAAAATGGTTTTGCAAGCTAATGATTAAAAACATCTAATTACAATCCCACCTATCGTTAAAAATGTGTAAAGAAAAAGCTTAGGACTATACTGCAACTAAATTATAATGTACATCAATCAGTCTAATACTATTACTTCGCAGTGCTATTTCTCTGTATCATGTTGTATGCTATTTTCCTTTTAAGAAAATAAACAATGTACTCTTATGACATTAACTTGTTTTAAATGCAAACAATGTCACatttgctgctacacgtttcatgcccaCAACCTATGGGGGCGGAAAACAGCTTGACATGAGCCAAAGAATAAGTCGATTTCACCAGCAACTTTTCTGCTGGTGATTCAGCGATTTTCtacaaccattttctttttttctttaccattgtcgtcagtaattgatgtaCTAGGGCAGTCGTCATCCTCCATGTCTTCTCGACCTGCTTGAAACGTTTATCATTGCCTTACTAATAGCAGATTCGCTACAAGCCACAGCTAAGATTTCGAATGCACTTTATCCACGTTTTTCAGgcaaaatttaatgtaaattctttgattttttttttacgaaagtaaAAATTCCCCGAGAACTCTACGACATACATCACCTTTCCAACTGTCAACAATCAactaaatatttgaaacagttgacaACGCAAACATACGTCATGAACATGTACACCAACCGATACAAAATTTAAACTCGGGCCGTATAAAGCCTGCGAAACTAAAAAATTCGCGTTATTTTTTGACCACACCTCCTATACGGCTGCCTTAAAAGTGTCCGGAGAAAAGTATATGGCTGGTAACTGCTAACAGGTAATAAAGAGGGAAATGTTGGGGTAAGATAGGTTTAAAGAAGcgatacacttttttttaaa is drawn from Schistocerca gregaria isolate iqSchGreg1 chromosome 3, iqSchGreg1.2, whole genome shotgun sequence and contains these coding sequences:
- the LOC126356248 gene encoding putative inorganic phosphate cotransporter isoform X1, encoding MRSSSEKNKSQSIWILQQRIINFFASTINTKIFSTLGNLLFSQTVYDKLALPVEEHPNRDRRACVGARHMVTFMLFLGMANAYVMRTNMSVAIVAMVNHTALPKENTTEDDECLPSGTSAKLGTLWDAQIAPAADDDYQLEPSSRSASEGSFVWDTTLQGYILSSFFYGYVITQIPFGILSKKYGAKLFLGVGMLINSVFGLLVPVAARHGFEWLIAVRFIQGLGEGPIVPCTHALLAKWIPPNERSRMGAFVYAGAQFGTVVSMPLSGLLSEYGFDGGWPSIFYVFGAVGTIWSVAFLIMVYEDPDVHPRIAEDEKKYITHTVWGSAGVSSPPVPWKSIIKSLPFWAILIAHMGQNYGYETLMTELPTFMKQVLHFDIKENGTLSALPYLAMWIFSIVASHAADWMISSRRFTHGVTRKIVNSIGQYGPAVALIAASYTGCDPTLTVALLTIGVGLNGGIYSGFKVNHLDISPRFAGILMSFTNCLANLAGLLAPIAAGYIIHGRPTQAAWRVVFMIASGVYIVCATVYLIFGSGVRQHWDDPSNDSPPKNKNTDVEKDCVPMESTHH
- the LOC126356248 gene encoding putative inorganic phosphate cotransporter isoform X2, with product MSRSNVRVTPGSVRAANGSAHLGNHVLVWEQHALEDVARPRACVGARHMVTFMLFLGMANAYVMRTNMSVAIVAMVNHTALPKENTTEDDECLPSGTSAKLGTLWDAQIAPAADDDYQLEPSSRSASEGSFVWDTTLQGYILSSFFYGYVITQIPFGILSKKYGAKLFLGVGMLINSVFGLLVPVAARHGFEWLIAVRFIQGLGEGPIVPCTHALLAKWIPPNERSRMGAFVYAGAQFGTVVSMPLSGLLSEYGFDGGWPSIFYVFGAVGTIWSVAFLIMVYEDPDVHPRIAEDEKKYITHTVWGSAGVSSPPVPWKSIIKSLPFWAILIAHMGQNYGYETLMTELPTFMKQVLHFDIKENGTLSALPYLAMWIFSIVASHAADWMISSRRFTHGVTRKIVNSIGQYGPAVALIAASYTGCDPTLTVALLTIGVGLNGGIYSGFKVNHLDISPRFAGILMSFTNCLANLAGLLAPIAAGYIIHGRPTQAAWRVVFMIASGVYIVCATVYLIFGSGVRQHWDDPSNDSPPKNKNTDVEKDCVPMESTHH
- the LOC126356248 gene encoding putative inorganic phosphate cotransporter isoform X3, whose product is MGTSQEERQIRDSTFRIIAPDPPRACVGARHMVTFMLFLGMANAYVMRTNMSVAIVAMVNHTALPKENTTEDDECLPSGTSAKLGTLWDAQIAPAADDDYQLEPSSRSASEGSFVWDTTLQGYILSSFFYGYVITQIPFGILSKKYGAKLFLGVGMLINSVFGLLVPVAARHGFEWLIAVRFIQGLGEGPIVPCTHALLAKWIPPNERSRMGAFVYAGAQFGTVVSMPLSGLLSEYGFDGGWPSIFYVFGAVGTIWSVAFLIMVYEDPDVHPRIAEDEKKYITHTVWGSAGVSSPPVPWKSIIKSLPFWAILIAHMGQNYGYETLMTELPTFMKQVLHFDIKENGTLSALPYLAMWIFSIVASHAADWMISSRRFTHGVTRKIVNSIGQYGPAVALIAASYTGCDPTLTVALLTIGVGLNGGIYSGFKVNHLDISPRFAGILMSFTNCLANLAGLLAPIAAGYIIHGRPTQAAWRVVFMIASGVYIVCATVYLIFGSGVRQHWDDPSNDSPPKNKNTDVEKDCVPMESTHH